AGTTACTGGAAGATAAAATTGCCAGATACGAGAAAGACGGTAAAACTCAAAAAGCGGAGGAACTTCAGTTTAAAATGGATGAATATCTCAAAGCTGAAGATTTGCCAGGATTAAAAGAATTGATCATAGAGCATGAGATAGCTTGTCCGGTTTCAGGTACACGCAATTGGACCGATGTTCGTCAGTTTAACCTGATGTTCTCAACCCAGATGGGAGCAATGGCTGATGAGGCTGATGTCGTTTATCTACGTCCGGAAACTGCTCAAGGTATCTTTGTTAACTTCTTGAACGTTCAGAAAACCGGTCGTATGAAAGTGCCTTTTGGTATTGCTCAAATTGGTAAGGCATTCCGTAACGAGGTAATTGCTCGTCAGTTCATTATGCGTATGCGCGAGTTTGAACAAATGGAGATGCAATTCTTTGTTCGCCCAGGTACCGAAATGGAGTGGTACAATTACTGGAAAGAAGCCCGCCTGAAATGGCATAATGCTTTGGGGAATAATTCAGAAAAGTACCGTTTCCATGACCATACTAAGCTTGCTCACTATGCCAATGCTGCAGTAGATATTGAGTTTGAGTTCCCATTCGGATTTAAGGAAGTGGAGGGTATTCACTCGCGTACCGATTTCGACTTAATTCAGCATCAGGAATATTCTAAAAAGAAATTACAGTATTTTGATAATGATTTAAATGAAGAAGGCAGGCCATACGGAAATTATGTTCCATATGTTATTGAAACTTCTATCGGTTTAGATCGTATGTTCCTGCTTACCATGTGTAACGCCTTTGAAGAGCAGGATTTAAGTGAAGGAGATAAGAAAGATTCTCGTGTGGTGTTGAAATTCCACCCGGCCTTAGCTCCGATTAAAGCAGCTGTATTGCCTTTAACCAAAAAGGATGGATTACCTGAAAAGGCTCGTGAAATAATGGATAAGCTTAAACTT
Above is a window of Solitalea lacus DNA encoding:
- a CDS encoding glycine--tRNA ligase, which produces MSKNNDELFKNVISHSKEYGFVFPSSEIYDGLSAVYDYGQLGAELKNNIKTYWWKAMVQMHENIVGIDAAIFMHPKVWKASGHVDGFSDPMIDNKDSKKRYRADQLLEDKIARYEKDGKTQKAEELQFKMDEYLKAEDLPGLKELIIEHEIACPVSGTRNWTDVRQFNLMFSTQMGAMADEADVVYLRPETAQGIFVNFLNVQKTGRMKVPFGIAQIGKAFRNEVIARQFIMRMREFEQMEMQFFVRPGTEMEWYNYWKEARLKWHNALGNNSEKYRFHDHTKLAHYANAAVDIEFEFPFGFKEVEGIHSRTDFDLIQHQEYSKKKLQYFDNDLNEEGRPYGNYVPYVIETSIGLDRMFLLTMCNAFEEQDLSEGDKKDSRVVLKFHPALAPIKAAVLPLTKKDGLPEKAREIMDKLKLDFSMQYDEKDSIGKRYRRQDAIGTPFCITVDHQSLEDNTVTIRHRDSMEQERVAIDQLETIIGKMVSWSNLLS